A portion of the Calliphora vicina chromosome 5, idCalVici1.1, whole genome shotgun sequence genome contains these proteins:
- the RpS15 gene encoding uncharacterized protein RpS15 — protein MAEVDETLKKKRTFKKYTYRGVDLDQLLDMPNNQLVELMHSRARRRFSRGLKRKPMALIKKLRKAKKEAPPNEKPEIVKTHLRNMIVVPEMTGSIIGVYNGKDFGQVEVKPEMIGHYLGEFVLTYKPVKHGRPGIGATHSSRFIPLK, from the exons ATGGCCGAg GTTGATGAAACTCTTAAGAAGAAGCGTACCTTCAAAAAGTACACCTACCGTGGTGTCGATTTGGACCAATTGTTGGATATGCCCAA CAACCAATTGGTTGAATTGATGCACAGCCGTGCCCGCAGACGTTTCTCCCGTGGCTTGAAGCGCAAGCCAATGGCTTTGATCAAGAAATTGCGTAAAGCCAAGAAGGAGGCTCCCCCAAATGAGAAACCCGAAATTGTCAAGACTCATTTGAGAAACATGATCGTTGTTCCCGAAATGACCGGCTCCATCATTGGTGTCTATAACGGCAAAGATTTCGGTCAAGTTGAAGTAAAACCTGAAATGATCGGTCACTACTTGGGTGAATTCGTGTTGACCTACAAACCCGTTAAGCACGGTCGTCCCGGTATTGGTGCTACCCACAGCTCCAGATTTATTCCATTGAAGTAG
- the LOC135960163 gene encoding putative uncharacterized protein DDB_G0282133 isoform X1, whose translation MSKKPRGNIHKIREFELEKIHLVDEFDILQIVGEGWFGKILLVEHRASHTEMVLKAVPKPYVSLRDFYREFHYGLHLGIHRNIVTTYDVAFETAGFYVFTQEYAPLGDLTSNVTDTGVGEVYSKRVAKQIASALDYMHSKDIVHRDVKLDNVLIYRSDFSRVKLCDFGESYQTGTVVERRNEWLPYSPPEVLDIKPEGTYKADPSHDVWQFAIVIFVCLTGCLPWQKAASDDPRYVRYLIWQNTMMLAIRRTPKLFKLLSSKAQRMFKRFLEPRADKRPKNLTDLTKFLDDRWLAKTAEKEMAEYETDELCPSMYSFHSSPDEKNRLLYNLADCGIETNVDRHTKKMRIKEWIESSVITEEDEEELDENNSASSPSSSVSREPVRGHISSLRTPSTEKPNEIKTTLKDANQKHFDPRTGVVQQGPSEMGVVARQKSASPFSTASNMSMMNNNDSLAGSILTLGSRPDLLASNMEIYNSNSTDLNRLGELNGSLDQLSYQTLSNSNLVLTPAQGGDFVATPQQLATTKNSIGVNTGRSLTPNKSILQNSNSNSLRAALFSSTPTLDNNNSFVWNTPNTAAQQSNSNNNNKSVTFMGLANSFQTFAPIIMPANLNINMNNTNTSNTNQITSSQNQYPNNQPQPSYQYNNNNNAKSPYYDSPVKDSAYGSSEINNDVYTSYQPTSNGKLNGNTPNSFMRQNTLSSTVRTQSSQQQRGYTGALTSSMKDTAYDRPMVNNVRRK comes from the exons ATGTCGAAGAAACCCCGAGGGAACATTCATAAAATTCGTGAATTCGAATTAGAAAAG ATACATTTGGTCGATGAGTTTGATATATTACAAATCGTTGGCGAAGGATGGTTTGGCAAAATATTGTTGGTCGAACATCGGGCCTCACATACAGAAATGGTTTTGAAAGCAGTTCCCAAACCATATGTATCATTAAGAGACTTTTATAGAGAATTTCATTATGGTCTACATTTGGGCATACATCGAAATATTGTGACGACATATGATGTGGCCTTTGAGACAGCCGGCTTTTATGTTTTCACTCAAGAATATGCACCACTGG gtGATCTTACTTCTAATGTCACCGATACGGGAGTTGGTGAAGTTTATAGTAAGCGGGTGGCCAAACAAATTGCTTCTGCTTTAGATTACATGCATTCAAA AGACATAGTCCATCGTGATGTTAAACTGGATAATGTTTTGATATATCGTTCCGATTTTTCACGTGTCAAATTATGCGATTTCGGAGAATCATATCAGACTGGTACAGTCGTCGAAAGACGCAATGAATGGCTGCCCTATAGTCCACCAGAAGTATTAGATATAAAACCTGAGGGAACTTATAA AGCCGATCCCAGTCACGATGTTTGGCAATTTGCCATTGTTATATTCGTATGTCTAACAGGCTGTTTGCCATGGCAAAAAGCTGCATCCGATGATCCTCGTTATGTGCGCTATTTAATCTGGCAGAATACCATGATGTTGGCGATACGACGTACACCAAAGTTATTTAAACTTCTATCGTCAAAAGCACAACGTATGTTCAAGAGATTTCTGGAGCCCAGAGCAGACAAAAGACCGAAAAATCTCACCGACTTGACAAAATTTTTGGATGATCGTTGGTTGGCAAAGACGGCAGAAAAGGAAATGGCTGAATATGAAACAGATGAACTGTGTCCGTCTATGTATTCATTTCACAGTAGTCCTGATGAGAAGAATCGTTTGCTATATAATTTGGCCGATTGTGGCATTGAGACAAATGTTGACAGGCATACTAAGAAAATGCGTATCAAAGAATGGATTGAGTCATCTGTAATAACAGAAGAAGATGAG GAGGAACTTGATGAGAACAATTCAGCATCATCGCCATCTTCTTCGGTATCGCGAGAACCAGTTCGAGGTCATATATCATCGTTGCGCACTCCCTCCACAGAAAAaccaaatgaaattaaaactactTTAAAAGATGccaatcaaaaacattttgatcCACGTACTGGAGTGGTACAGCAAGGTCCAAGTGAAATGGGTGTAGTTGCCAGACAAAAATCAGCTAGTCCCTTTTCAACGGCCAGTAACATGTCCATGATGAATAATAACGATAGTTTGGCCGGTAGTATTCTAACCTTAGGCTCACGTCCCGATTTACTAGCAAGTAACATGGAAATCTATAATTCCAATAGTACAGATCTTAATCGTTTAGGTGAGCTTAATGGTAGTCTCGACCAACTGTCATACCAAACGCTTAGCAATAGTAATTTAGTATTAACACCAGCCCAGGGAGGTGATTTTGTGGCAACTCCACAACAATTGGCTACAACTAAAAATTCGATTGGCGTTAATACGGGACGTTCTCTAACACCtaataaaagtattttacaaaattccaaTTCGAATTCACTCAGAGCCGCCCTATTTTCCAGTACTCCAACTTTAGATAACAACAATAGTTTTGTATGGAATACGCCAAACACTGCAGCCCAACAATCTAAcagtaataacaacaataaatctGTTACCTTTATGGGCCTGGCTAATTCTTTTCAAACTTTTGCACCCATCATAATGCCTgcaaatctaaatattaatatgaatAATACCAATACTTCCAATACTAATCAAATAACATCCTCGCAAAATCAGTACCCAAACAACCAACCACAGCCATCCTATCaatataacaacaataataatgcaAAATCTCCTTATTATGATTCTCCAGTTAAAGACAGTGCTTATGGATCTTCCGAAATTAATAATGATGTTTATACTTCGTATCAGCCAACATCGAATGGTAAATTAAATGGTAATACACCCAACTCATTCATGCGACAGAATACCCTGTCGTCTACAGTACGAACACAAAGCTCTCAGCAACAGAGAGGCTATACGGGAGCCTTGACATCGAGTATGAAAGATACAGCGTACGATCGACCGATGGTAAATAATGTAAGGAGAAAATGA
- the LOC135960163 gene encoding serine/threonine-protein kinase meng-po isoform X2 — MSKKPRGNIHKIREFELEKIHLVDEFDILQIVGEGWFGKILLVEHRASHTEMVLKAVPKPYVSLRDFYREFHYGLHLGIHRNIVTTYDVAFETAGFYVFTQEYAPLGDLTSNVTDTGVGEVYSKRVAKQIASALDYMHSKDIVHRDVKLDNVLIYRSDFSRVKLCDFGESYQTGTVVERRNEWLPYSPPEVLDIKPEGTYKADPSHDVWQFAIVIFVCLTGCLPWQKAASDDPRYVRYLIWQNTMMLAIRRTPKLFKLLSSKAQRMFKRFLEPRADKRPKNLTDLTKFLDDRWLAKTAEKEMAEYETDELCPSMYSFHSSPDEKNRLLYNLADCGIETNVDRHTKKMRIKEWIESSVITEEDEEELDENNSASSPSSSVSREPVRGHISSLRTPSTEKPNEIKTTLKDANQKHFDPRTGVVQQGPSEMGVVARQKSASPFSTASNMSMMNNNDSLAGSILTLGSRPDLLASNMEIYNSNSTDLNRLVKDSAYGSSEINNDVYTSYQPTSNGKLNGNTPNSFMRQNTLSSTVRTQSSQQQRGYTGALTSSMKDTAYDRPMVNNVRRK, encoded by the exons ATGTCGAAGAAACCCCGAGGGAACATTCATAAAATTCGTGAATTCGAATTAGAAAAG ATACATTTGGTCGATGAGTTTGATATATTACAAATCGTTGGCGAAGGATGGTTTGGCAAAATATTGTTGGTCGAACATCGGGCCTCACATACAGAAATGGTTTTGAAAGCAGTTCCCAAACCATATGTATCATTAAGAGACTTTTATAGAGAATTTCATTATGGTCTACATTTGGGCATACATCGAAATATTGTGACGACATATGATGTGGCCTTTGAGACAGCCGGCTTTTATGTTTTCACTCAAGAATATGCACCACTGG gtGATCTTACTTCTAATGTCACCGATACGGGAGTTGGTGAAGTTTATAGTAAGCGGGTGGCCAAACAAATTGCTTCTGCTTTAGATTACATGCATTCAAA AGACATAGTCCATCGTGATGTTAAACTGGATAATGTTTTGATATATCGTTCCGATTTTTCACGTGTCAAATTATGCGATTTCGGAGAATCATATCAGACTGGTACAGTCGTCGAAAGACGCAATGAATGGCTGCCCTATAGTCCACCAGAAGTATTAGATATAAAACCTGAGGGAACTTATAA AGCCGATCCCAGTCACGATGTTTGGCAATTTGCCATTGTTATATTCGTATGTCTAACAGGCTGTTTGCCATGGCAAAAAGCTGCATCCGATGATCCTCGTTATGTGCGCTATTTAATCTGGCAGAATACCATGATGTTGGCGATACGACGTACACCAAAGTTATTTAAACTTCTATCGTCAAAAGCACAACGTATGTTCAAGAGATTTCTGGAGCCCAGAGCAGACAAAAGACCGAAAAATCTCACCGACTTGACAAAATTTTTGGATGATCGTTGGTTGGCAAAGACGGCAGAAAAGGAAATGGCTGAATATGAAACAGATGAACTGTGTCCGTCTATGTATTCATTTCACAGTAGTCCTGATGAGAAGAATCGTTTGCTATATAATTTGGCCGATTGTGGCATTGAGACAAATGTTGACAGGCATACTAAGAAAATGCGTATCAAAGAATGGATTGAGTCATCTGTAATAACAGAAGAAGATGAG GAGGAACTTGATGAGAACAATTCAGCATCATCGCCATCTTCTTCGGTATCGCGAGAACCAGTTCGAGGTCATATATCATCGTTGCGCACTCCCTCCACAGAAAAaccaaatgaaattaaaactactTTAAAAGATGccaatcaaaaacattttgatcCACGTACTGGAGTGGTACAGCAAGGTCCAAGTGAAATGGGTGTAGTTGCCAGACAAAAATCAGCTAGTCCCTTTTCAACGGCCAGTAACATGTCCATGATGAATAATAACGATAGTTTGGCCGGTAGTATTCTAACCTTAGGCTCACGTCCCGATTTACTAGCAAGTAACATGGAAATCTATAATTCCAATAGTACAGATCTTAATCGTTTAG TTAAAGACAGTGCTTATGGATCTTCCGAAATTAATAATGATGTTTATACTTCGTATCAGCCAACATCGAATGGTAAATTAAATGGTAATACACCCAACTCATTCATGCGACAGAATACCCTGTCGTCTACAGTACGAACACAAAGCTCTCAGCAACAGAGAGGCTATACGGGAGCCTTGACATCGAGTATGAAAGATACAGCGTACGATCGACCGATGGTAAATAATGTAAGGAGAAAATGA